From the genome of Frateuria soli:
GCCCGGCAGCAGGGTGTGCTCGGGGTTGGGGATGCGCGCGCGCAACGAGACCGCGCCGGTGGCCGGATCCACCGAGGTGGAGGAGAAATCGACCGCGCCCGGCTGGGGATAGGTGCTGCCGTCGGGCAGGGTCACGCGCACGCTGGCGTTCCGGTCGCTCTTGCCGGCGACAGCCAGCGAGACGTTGCCCTGGCCCTGCGCCTGGCGCAGCTGCTCGAGCTCGGACACGCTCATGCTGAAGTTCACGTACAGCGGATCGATCTGTTCCACGGTGGTGAGCAGCGTGGCCTCGCCCTGTCCGACCAGCGCGCCCTCGGTGACCTGCTGCTTGCCGGCGCGGCCGTCGATCGGCGAGCGCACGTCGGCATAGCCGAGGTTGATCTGCGCCGACTGCACCGCCGCGCGCGCCTGCTGCACCGCCGCCTTGGCGCTGCGCTCGGTCGCCAGCGCGCTGTCCAGGTCGGCCTTGGAGACATAGCCCTTGGGCGCCAGCTCGCGCGCACGGTCGGCGTTGACCCTGGCGTTGGTGTAGCTCGCCTGCGCCTGCGCCAGTCCGGCCTGCGCCGCGCCCAGCGTCGCCTTCAGCGGCGCCGGGTCGATCTGGAACAGCAACTGGCCCTTCTTGACGTCGGTGCCTTCGTCGTAGGTGCGCTTGAGCAGCACACCGGGCACCCGGGCGCGTACGTCGGCACTGCGGAACGGGGACAGGCGTCCGACCAGATCCCTGGTCAGTGGCACGGTCTGCGCCT
Proteins encoded in this window:
- a CDS encoding efflux RND transporter periplasmic adaptor subunit is translated as MKSTTTRTLALCLGMLALAACGGKDQPQGQQQMPPPQVGVITLKAQTVPLTRDLVGRLSPFRSADVRARVPGVLLKRTYDEGTDVKKGQLLFQIDPAPLKATLGAAQAGLAQAQASYTNARVNADRARELAPKGYVSKADLDSALATERSAKAAVQQARAAVQSAQINLGYADVRSPIDGRAGKQQVTEGALVGQGEATLLTTVEQIDPLYVNFSMSVSELEQLRQAQGQGNVSLAVAGKSDRNASVRVTLPDGSTYPQPGAVDFSSTSVDPATGAVSLRARIPNPEHTLLPGMYVTLEASLGQRHNVFVVPQPAVLRDTVGAYVYVVGADGKVARHDITTASMQEGSWVVTGGLKAGEKVIVSGVQNVKEGAPANPSPWQPPAPAGQAPAAKAPAAKAPATATTARGK